Proteins encoded together in one Mycobacterium simiae window:
- a CDS encoding MmpS family transport accessory protein has product MYRLMKRFWIPMLLVVVVALGAYAIVRINGSAGPRAPKSAEGSGITANFNPKHITYEITGSGGTANLNYLDENGQPHLIENASLPWSFTIVTTLPSMSANIMAQGDRNVSDLRCRVTVDGDVRDDRTSVDLVKPFIYCLVKSV; this is encoded by the coding sequence CTGTACCGGCTGATGAAGCGCTTCTGGATTCCAATGCTTCTTGTGGTCGTGGTCGCGCTCGGGGCCTACGCCATCGTCCGTATTAACGGGTCCGCGGGTCCGCGAGCGCCGAAGTCAGCTGAGGGATCAGGGATTACCGCGAACTTCAACCCGAAGCACATCACGTACGAGATCACCGGGTCCGGGGGCACCGCGAATCTGAACTACCTCGATGAGAACGGTCAACCGCATCTCATCGAAAACGCCTCACTGCCTTGGTCGTTCACCATCGTGACAACACTGCCGTCCATGTCGGCCAACATCATGGCGCAGGGTGACCGAAACGTCAGCGACCTTCGATGCCGGGTCACCGTCGACGGCGACGTGCGCGACGACCGGACCAGCGTCGACTTAGTCAAACCGTTCATCTACTGCTTGGTGAAATCCGTATGA
- a CDS encoding MerR family transcriptional regulator, which translates to MTEYRIDDLAREAGTTTRNVRVYLDNGLLPRPQRRGRTAIYTDEHLTRLQAIIRLLGQGFTVKHILKFITGVQRGQGLVEVLDLTDLGELVTEPFSRAKPLTMTRAQLEARLGPLSDATVQQLIASDILESTDDGESYLVRDRDLIDDFAKLVSRNMPLSAILATTAAVDQKLDEAAHVLSAAAHAEVVRQRGAGWYPVHDTEFAWAADLVDVMRRVARRRAHASMDRALDRATRAQLRQYRKQHDDATTEASRYGPDDPSASIGAPNT; encoded by the coding sequence GTGACTGAATACCGGATCGACGACCTCGCCCGGGAGGCGGGGACGACGACCCGCAACGTCCGCGTCTATCTGGACAACGGTTTGCTCCCCCGACCCCAGCGCCGTGGACGCACCGCCATCTACACCGACGAGCACCTCACCCGGTTGCAGGCAATCATCCGGCTGCTCGGCCAAGGCTTCACCGTCAAGCACATCTTGAAGTTCATCACCGGGGTGCAGCGTGGTCAGGGTCTCGTGGAGGTGCTCGACCTTACCGACCTCGGTGAACTCGTGACGGAGCCGTTCTCGCGCGCGAAGCCGCTCACCATGACACGAGCCCAGCTGGAAGCACGCCTCGGCCCGCTGTCGGACGCGACCGTGCAGCAGTTGATCGCCAGTGACATCCTCGAATCCACCGACGACGGGGAGTCCTATCTCGTTCGCGATCGCGATCTGATCGATGACTTCGCCAAGCTGGTCTCACGCAACATGCCGTTGTCAGCCATCTTGGCCACCACCGCAGCGGTCGATCAGAAACTCGACGAGGCGGCCCACGTCCTGTCGGCAGCCGCGCACGCCGAGGTGGTCCGACAACGCGGAGCCGGCTGGTATCCGGTCCATGACACCGAATTCGCCTGGGCGGCTGATCTCGTCGACGTGATGCGCCGGGTGGCCCGACGACGCGCCCACGCCAGTATGGACCGGGCACTAGACCGTGCGACGCGAGCCCAACTACGGCAATACAGAAAGCAACACGATGACGCGACCACCGAAGCGTCCAGATACGGACCCGATGATCCCAGCGCATCGATCGGCGCACCGAACACGTAG
- a CDS encoding flavin-containing monooxygenase: MTLTVAIIGAGFAGIGAAIRLQHQGITDFVIYERDTRVGGTWRDNTYPGAACDIPSRLYSYSFAPNPDWSHTYSASGEILQYIERMVESAGLAAQIRFEHTVTGVVYDQAAGEWAVKFKGRKPVRARTVIVASGPLANPSLPDIPGIETFAGKTIHSARWDHDYDFTGKKVAVVGTGASAVQIVPKLVKTARSVKVFQRTPGWVLPRVNTRTADWTRRLYATAPLAEKAVRSAWFWGHESVALGVVWESPFTRLVEAISRANLRRQVKDPWLRRQLTPDFAAGCKRLLMTSDYYPALQADNCKLVTWPIARLSPRGIRTVEGIEHQFDAIVFATGFEVSKAGTPFAISGVDGRSLASEWSRGAYAYRSVAVSGYPNLFFTFGPNSGPGHSSALVYMEAQIGYIVEAIGTLLRFGWKALDVRREAQTRYNDDIQRKLRSTTWNSGCQSWYLTEDGFNATMYPGFATQYVGQLKTLDLQDYKIIADDRHGAPVLTA; encoded by the coding sequence ATGACTCTCACCGTAGCGATCATCGGCGCCGGTTTTGCGGGCATCGGCGCGGCCATCCGGTTACAACACCAGGGCATCACCGACTTCGTCATCTACGAACGCGACACCCGGGTGGGTGGCACTTGGCGGGACAACACGTATCCGGGTGCGGCCTGCGACATCCCGTCGCGGCTGTACTCCTATAGCTTTGCGCCCAACCCGGATTGGTCACACACCTACTCGGCCAGTGGCGAGATCCTGCAGTACATCGAGCGGATGGTCGAATCGGCCGGGCTGGCCGCGCAGATCCGCTTCGAACACACCGTCACCGGCGTGGTGTACGACCAAGCCGCGGGGGAGTGGGCGGTGAAGTTCAAGGGCCGCAAACCGGTACGGGCCCGCACCGTGATCGTGGCTTCTGGGCCACTGGCCAACCCCAGCCTGCCCGACATCCCGGGCATCGAGACCTTTGCGGGCAAGACGATCCACAGTGCCCGTTGGGATCACGACTACGACTTCACCGGCAAGAAGGTCGCCGTCGTCGGTACCGGCGCCAGCGCCGTGCAGATCGTCCCAAAACTGGTCAAGACCGCCAGATCTGTCAAGGTGTTCCAACGCACGCCGGGCTGGGTGCTTCCGCGGGTCAACACCCGCACCGCCGACTGGACTCGGCGCCTCTACGCCACGGCGCCCTTGGCGGAGAAGGCCGTGCGGTCGGCGTGGTTCTGGGGTCACGAATCGGTGGCCCTCGGCGTGGTGTGGGAGAGCCCGTTCACCCGCCTGGTGGAAGCGATCAGCCGGGCCAATCTGCGCCGACAGGTGAAAGATCCGTGGCTGCGCCGCCAATTGACACCGGACTTCGCGGCGGGGTGCAAGCGGCTGCTGATGACCAGTGATTACTACCCGGCCCTGCAGGCCGACAATTGCAAGCTGGTCACGTGGCCGATCGCCCGGCTGTCGCCACGGGGGATTCGGACCGTGGAGGGCATCGAGCACCAGTTCGACGCCATCGTGTTCGCCACCGGCTTCGAGGTGTCCAAGGCCGGCACGCCGTTCGCGATCTCCGGCGTCGACGGGCGGAGCCTGGCGTCGGAATGGAGCCGCGGCGCCTACGCCTACCGCAGTGTGGCCGTGTCGGGGTACCCCAACCTGTTCTTCACCTTCGGGCCGAACTCCGGTCCCGGACACAGCTCGGCGCTGGTGTATATGGAGGCCCAGATCGGCTACATCGTCGAGGCGATCGGCACACTGCTTCGGTTCGGGTGGAAGGCGCTCGACGTCCGCCGCGAAGCGCAGACCCGCTACAACGACGACATCCAGCGCAAGTTGCGCTCCACCACGTGGAACTCCGGATGCCAAAGCTGGTACCTCACCGAGGACGGCTTCAACGCCACGATGTACCCCGGTTTCGCCACCCAGTACGTCGGGCAGCTCAAGACACTGGATTTGCAGGACTACAAGATCATCGCGGACGATCGCCACGGTGCACCCGTGCTGACCGCCTAG
- a CDS encoding reductase, with translation MAMDLDNMLQKIKDKQWALVDIDWDAPGAELVDDELWAKLKPFMTDLMWIENVGARGFAALAKKAPTPTLKSIYEHFHAEEQKHANAELALMRRWGMLDNDEIPPPSVNVQLVITWLDKFSDGMSLSILGTVIPMLEVALDGALIKFITDEVKDPVAQEVFKRINSDESRHLAVDFEVMDILGHATARKLAVEFVGSWMNPALLIGTLSYFPLLNKMRDNIVAMGVDEEKLYQAMRRFRSVGQRSDFVYRVPMYRFISWHSKKVIDRGSKYHWLADSLVKITGVIPMPLVRYTPTWSDELTYEPVA, from the coding sequence GTGGCGATGGATCTGGACAACATGCTGCAGAAGATCAAGGACAAGCAGTGGGCCCTGGTCGACATCGACTGGGACGCACCCGGTGCCGAACTCGTCGACGACGAATTGTGGGCCAAGCTCAAACCGTTCATGACCGACCTGATGTGGATCGAGAACGTCGGCGCCCGCGGATTCGCCGCGCTGGCCAAGAAGGCCCCCACCCCGACGCTGAAGAGCATCTACGAGCACTTCCACGCCGAGGAACAAAAGCACGCCAACGCCGAACTGGCCCTGATGCGCCGCTGGGGCATGCTGGACAACGACGAGATCCCGCCGCCGAGTGTCAACGTGCAGCTGGTAATCACCTGGCTGGACAAATTCTCCGACGGCATGTCGCTGTCGATCCTGGGCACCGTCATCCCGATGCTCGAAGTGGCCCTCGACGGCGCACTGATCAAGTTCATCACCGACGAGGTCAAAGACCCGGTGGCCCAGGAAGTGTTCAAACGCATCAACTCCGACGAATCCCGGCACCTGGCCGTCGATTTCGAGGTGATGGACATCCTGGGCCACGCGACCGCGCGCAAACTGGCTGTCGAGTTCGTCGGCAGCTGGATGAACCCAGCGCTTCTCATCGGCACCCTCAGCTACTTCCCGCTGCTCAACAAGATGCGCGACAACATCGTCGCCATGGGCGTCGATGAAGAGAAGCTGTACCAGGCCATGCGTCGATTCCGCAGTGTCGGCCAGCGAAGCGACTTCGTGTACCGGGTTCCCATGTACCGATTCATCTCCTGGCACAGCAAGAAGGTGATCGATCGTGGTTCGAAGTACCACTGGCTGGCGGACTCGTTGGTGAAGATCACCGGCGTCATCCCGATGCCGTTGGTGCGCTACACCCCGACGTGGTCGGACGAACTCACCTACGAGCCCGTGGCATAG
- a CDS encoding SDR family NAD(P)-dependent oxidoreductase: MLGIDTALRALRGPRRTTAANAVITGAGSGIGRAFALELARRGGRVVCADIDSDRAADTVTLIEALPTGTGHAVQCDVSDRAAVELLAKQAQQIFDGAPTLVINNAGVGIGGKPVGDIGFDDWDWALGINLWGVVYGCEVFTPMLRTAGRGGIINVASAAGFAAAPSMAAYNVSKAAVMSLSETLAAELSGTGVAVTVLCPTFVKTNVFQDGRITPSSMSLSQQLARLTGLSADNVAVRTLDAHDRGRLYVVPQLDATVIWHLKRHFPALYVRGAGLLGRLLPDD, encoded by the coding sequence ATGCTTGGAATCGACACCGCGCTTCGCGCGCTGCGCGGCCCGAGACGCACCACCGCCGCGAACGCGGTAATCACCGGCGCGGGCAGCGGCATCGGACGGGCGTTCGCCCTCGAACTGGCCCGCCGTGGCGGCCGCGTCGTCTGCGCCGACATCGACTCGGACCGCGCCGCGGATACGGTCACGCTGATCGAGGCGCTGCCCACCGGCACTGGACACGCGGTGCAGTGCGACGTGTCCGACCGCGCCGCGGTCGAACTCCTGGCCAAGCAGGCGCAGCAGATCTTCGACGGCGCACCGACGCTGGTGATCAATAACGCCGGCGTCGGCATTGGTGGAAAACCCGTCGGCGACATCGGATTCGACGATTGGGACTGGGCGCTGGGGATCAACTTGTGGGGGGTGGTCTACGGATGTGAGGTCTTCACTCCGATGCTGCGCACCGCCGGTCGCGGTGGCATCATCAACGTGGCCTCGGCAGCGGGTTTCGCTGCGGCACCGTCGATGGCCGCCTACAACGTGTCCAAGGCCGCGGTGATGTCGCTGTCGGAGACGCTGGCCGCCGAACTGAGCGGCACCGGGGTCGCGGTGACGGTGCTGTGCCCGACCTTCGTGAAAACCAACGTGTTCCAAGACGGCCGCATCACCCCGTCCTCAATGAGCCTGAGCCAGCAGCTGGCCCGCCTCACCGGGCTGTCGGCCGACAACGTCGCCGTGCGCACTCTCGACGCCCACGACCGCGGCCGGCTCTACGTCGTCCCGCAACTCGATGCCACCGTCATCTGGCACCTCAAACGCCACTTCCCGGCGCTCTACGTCCGCGGCGCCGGACTGCTCGGCCGCCTGCTCCCCGACGACTGA
- a CDS encoding alpha/beta hydrolase produces the protein MTLTNGTIGGGVSTVTTTEIPRRPTLRAVAAATITRWTLGCLTSVIPANEPGVWFGRGLIATIMAAGGSMPAGAKIIPVRTPRVRGEWVLGPGVQFGSRAGYYVHGSAFVLCSTATHRKLVARLSEATGLPFFVVDYRLAPRYRFPTAAEDVEAGYRWLLAQGYAGSDVVIGADSAGGHLTCDMLLAHARHVAFQPAAVVLFSPLIDLTMTLAKQQEKTRRDPAMSADAAARMVGLYTHGQDPLHVRLRLRFTDAQLLPPMLIQVGSFEMLSADARHLHAELQMSGGRSTLEVWPGMVHVFQALPKVAPEATAALRRAAAFVAEHLADGQHRVDELQEMG, from the coding sequence GTGACATTGACAAATGGCACTATTGGTGGTGGTGTTTCCACCGTGACGACCACCGAGATACCGCGCCGTCCCACCTTGCGTGCCGTGGCGGCGGCGACGATCACGCGCTGGACGCTGGGGTGCCTGACGAGCGTGATTCCCGCGAACGAACCGGGCGTCTGGTTCGGACGCGGGTTGATCGCCACGATTATGGCCGCGGGTGGGTCCATGCCGGCCGGGGCGAAGATCATCCCGGTGCGCACGCCGCGGGTGCGGGGCGAATGGGTCCTGGGTCCGGGGGTCCAATTCGGTTCCCGGGCAGGCTATTACGTGCACGGAAGCGCCTTCGTGCTGTGCTCTACCGCGACCCACCGCAAGCTGGTCGCCCGGCTGTCGGAGGCCACAGGACTGCCGTTCTTCGTCGTCGACTACCGATTGGCGCCCCGGTATCGCTTCCCGACGGCTGCCGAGGACGTCGAAGCCGGCTACCGGTGGCTGCTGGCGCAGGGCTACGCAGGATCGGACGTCGTGATCGGCGCCGACTCGGCGGGCGGGCACCTCACCTGTGACATGTTGCTCGCTCATGCCCGCCACGTCGCCTTCCAGCCCGCGGCAGTGGTGCTGTTCTCGCCACTGATCGACCTGACCATGACGTTGGCCAAGCAGCAGGAGAAGACGCGCCGCGACCCGGCGATGTCGGCGGACGCGGCCGCCAGGATGGTGGGGCTCTACACCCACGGCCAGGACCCGCTCCATGTGCGGCTGCGCCTGCGCTTCACCGACGCGCAGCTGCTCCCACCGATGCTGATCCAGGTCGGCAGTTTCGAGATGCTTAGCGCCGACGCACGCCATTTGCACGCCGAACTCCAAATGTCCGGCGGCCGAAGCACCTTGGAGGTGTGGCCGGGGATGGTGCACGTCTTCCAGGCACTGCCCAAGGTGGCACCGGAAGCGACCGCAGCGCTGCGCCGGGCAGCCGCCTTCGTCGCCGAACACTTAGCCGACGGCCAACACCGGGTCGATGAGCTTCAGGAGATGGGCTAA
- a CDS encoding tautomerase family protein: protein MDADPELVTVSIHDLGEGSVWRCTADEPHPHTLIMCDVRRGRSAETRAALARQLIEICADVLGLDRCSVKVEFTQHSGDEMFHPHLGGFNTDWTAPNPNTSDPT from the coding sequence ATGGACGCTGATCCGGAACTGGTTACGGTCTCGATACACGATCTGGGTGAGGGGTCCGTGTGGCGCTGCACCGCCGACGAACCTCACCCACACACCTTGATCATGTGCGACGTTCGCCGCGGCCGATCAGCCGAAACTCGCGCCGCACTGGCGCGCCAACTCATCGAGATTTGCGCCGATGTCCTGGGCCTGGACCGCTGCAGTGTCAAAGTGGAGTTCACCCAGCACAGTGGAGATGAAATGTTCCATCCCCACCTCGGCGGATTCAACACCGACTGGACAGCGCCCAACCCCAACACCTCCGACCCGACGTAA
- a CDS encoding tautomerase family protein: protein MPFARIDLVEGQSDEYRQTIGDVVYNAMVDTLGVPEGDRFQVISEHRAQNFIFDPHYLGISRSNDCVFIQVTLLAGRTVDKKSAFYKAIADGLHERLGMRREDIVINLVENTKDNWSFGNGEAQYAT from the coding sequence ATGCCATTCGCTCGAATCGACCTCGTAGAAGGGCAATCCGACGAGTATCGCCAAACGATCGGCGATGTCGTCTACAACGCGATGGTCGACACACTCGGCGTGCCTGAAGGGGATCGCTTCCAGGTAATCAGTGAACATCGCGCGCAGAACTTCATCTTTGACCCCCACTACCTCGGCATCAGCCGGTCGAATGACTGCGTGTTCATCCAGGTGACGCTGCTGGCCGGCAGAACCGTGGACAAGAAGTCAGCGTTTTACAAAGCCATCGCGGACGGCTTGCACGAGCGTCTCGGGATGCGACGCGAGGACATCGTTATCAATCTGGTGGAGAACACCAAAGATAACTGGTCCTTTGGCAACGGTGAAGCTCAGTACGCGACATAG
- a CDS encoding winged helix-turn-helix transcriptional regulator, whose product MGAARWGGAEADTLCPVARSTAIVGDRWTMLIVRELFAGCSRFDEMHAQTGATAQMLSARLKRLEADGMVERRIYSRRPTRYEYVLTPMGRDFFPVMLAYRAWAETWCKSEDEPLAIRTTHRTCGTEVGLDGVCPTCDERVPISDLDAEPTPEYAAERQQRSQAYRARPQRPAGRRSTSTVTKRATPTTRAANRTR is encoded by the coding sequence ATGGGCGCAGCGAGATGGGGCGGCGCCGAGGCGGACACGTTGTGCCCGGTCGCACGATCGACAGCCATCGTCGGGGATCGCTGGACCATGCTGATCGTGCGGGAACTGTTCGCAGGCTGCAGTCGCTTCGACGAGATGCACGCGCAAACCGGCGCCACGGCCCAGATGCTCTCGGCTCGACTCAAACGGTTGGAGGCCGACGGGATGGTCGAACGGCGCATCTACAGCCGGCGCCCGACACGCTATGAGTACGTGCTGACCCCGATGGGACGCGACTTCTTTCCCGTCATGCTTGCCTATCGGGCGTGGGCCGAGACATGGTGCAAGAGCGAGGACGAACCGCTGGCGATACGCACCACGCATCGCACGTGCGGAACCGAAGTCGGCCTGGACGGCGTGTGCCCGACATGCGATGAAAGGGTGCCGATATCGGACCTGGACGCCGAACCGACTCCCGAATACGCAGCAGAACGCCAGCAACGCAGCCAGGCGTACAGAGCTCGGCCACAACGTCCTGCCGGGCGGCGCAGTACCAGCACCGTCACCAAGCGGGCAACCCCAACGACACGCGCGGCGAATAGGACGCGGTGA
- a CDS encoding SDR family oxidoreductase encodes MVQIAGSTVVVTGGQRGIGKAIVAELLRRGATKVYATARNPRPADDPRVVTVSLDVTDAESVAALAAVADDANIVINNAGIAGALTFLGSGIDAVREQFETNFFGALRVAKAFAPVLASNGGGALVDVASVLSWVAGFGGYGASKAALWSATNSLRIELAGQGTQVIGAHLSYTDTDMTAPFDVAKNDPTDVARHIVDGIDAGATEVLADNETRHFKAELSGPAEALRFA; translated from the coding sequence ATGGTACAAATCGCGGGATCCACTGTCGTCGTCACTGGAGGACAACGTGGCATCGGTAAGGCTATCGTCGCTGAACTCCTGCGGCGCGGGGCGACGAAGGTCTACGCCACTGCCCGCAACCCCCGCCCCGCCGACGATCCCCGCGTCGTCACCGTTTCGTTGGACGTCACCGACGCCGAATCGGTTGCCGCCTTGGCTGCCGTCGCCGATGACGCCAACATTGTGATCAACAACGCCGGCATCGCTGGCGCGCTGACTTTTCTCGGTAGCGGTATCGACGCGGTCCGTGAACAATTTGAAACCAACTTTTTCGGGGCCCTGCGGGTAGCAAAAGCTTTCGCGCCCGTCTTAGCCAGCAACGGTGGCGGCGCCCTGGTTGACGTCGCATCCGTTTTGTCCTGGGTCGCCGGATTCGGCGGCTATGGCGCATCCAAAGCCGCGCTGTGGTCGGCGACCAACTCGCTACGCATCGAACTCGCAGGCCAGGGCACGCAGGTCATCGGGGCACATCTGAGCTACACCGATACCGACATGACAGCACCGTTCGATGTCGCAAAGAATGACCCGACCGACGTCGCCCGCCACATCGTCGATGGGATCGACGCCGGGGCCACAGAAGTACTGGCCGACAACGAAACCCGTCACTTCAAGGCCGAGTTGTCCGGCCCTGCAGAAGCCCTGCGTTTCGCTTAG
- the dnaB gene encoding replicative DNA helicase, which translates to MAVLDDRAPGMDASPPNEEFSRQPPQDLAAEQSVLGGMLLSKDAIADVLERLRPGDFYRPAHQNVYDAILDLYGRGEPADAVTVAAELDRRGLLRRVGGAPYLHTLISTVPTAANAGYYAGIVAEKALLRRLVEAGTRVVQYGYAGAEGADVAEIVDRAQAEIYDVAERRTSEDFVPLEDLLQPTMDEIDAIASNGGVARGVPTGFTELDEVTNGLHAGQMIIVAARPGVGKSTLGLDFLRSCSIKHRMASVIFSLEMSKSEIVMRLLSAEAKIKLADMRSGRMNDDDWTRLARRMSEISEAPLYIDDSPNLTMMEIRAKARRLKQKADLRLVVVDYLQLMSSGKKVESRQLEVSEFSRHLKLLAKELEVPVVAISQLNRGPEQRTDKKPMLSDLRESGSLEQDADMVILLNRPDAFERDDPRGGEADFILAKHRNGPTKTVTVAHQLHLSRFANMAR; encoded by the coding sequence GTGGCGGTCTTGGATGACCGGGCGCCCGGCATGGACGCCTCACCGCCGAACGAGGAATTCAGCCGTCAACCGCCCCAGGACCTCGCCGCAGAGCAGTCGGTGCTGGGCGGGATGTTGTTAAGCAAGGACGCGATCGCCGACGTCTTGGAGCGGTTGCGGCCCGGCGACTTCTACCGTCCGGCGCATCAGAACGTCTACGACGCGATCCTGGACTTGTACGGGCGGGGGGAACCGGCCGACGCGGTCACGGTGGCCGCCGAACTGGACCGTCGCGGGCTGCTGCGCCGGGTCGGGGGCGCACCGTATCTGCACACCTTGATCTCGACGGTGCCGACGGCTGCCAATGCGGGCTACTACGCCGGAATCGTGGCCGAGAAGGCGCTGCTGCGCCGCCTCGTGGAGGCCGGAACGCGGGTCGTCCAGTACGGCTATGCGGGTGCCGAGGGTGCCGACGTCGCCGAGATCGTGGACCGCGCGCAGGCCGAGATCTATGACGTGGCGGAGCGGCGAACGTCGGAGGATTTCGTTCCGCTCGAGGACCTGCTGCAGCCCACGATGGACGAGATCGATGCCATCGCATCCAACGGCGGTGTGGCGCGCGGTGTGCCGACCGGTTTCACCGAGCTCGACGAAGTGACCAACGGTCTGCACGCCGGACAGATGATCATCGTCGCGGCCAGACCTGGAGTCGGGAAATCGACACTGGGATTGGATTTTCTGCGCTCATGTTCCATCAAGCACCGGATGGCCAGCGTCATTTTCTCGCTGGAAATGAGCAAGTCCGAGATCGTGATGCGGCTGCTGTCGGCGGAAGCGAAGATCAAGCTGGCCGATATGCGGTCGGGTCGGATGAACGACGACGACTGGACGCGGTTGGCGCGTCGGATGAGCGAAATCAGCGAGGCGCCACTGTATATCGACGACTCACCAAACCTGACGATGATGGAGATCCGGGCCAAGGCGCGCCGGCTCAAGCAGAAGGCCGACCTGCGTCTGGTCGTGGTCGACTATCTGCAACTGATGTCGTCGGGCAAGAAGGTCGAGTCGCGGCAGCTCGAGGTTTCCGAATTCTCAAGGCATCTCAAGCTATTGGCGAAGGAGCTCGAGGTTCCCGTCGTCGCGATCAGCCAGCTGAACCGTGGTCCCGAGCAGCGCACCGACAAAAAGCCGATGCTGTCCGACCTGCGTGAGTCGGGATCGCTGGAGCAGGACGCCGACATGGTCATCCTGTTGAACCGGCCGGATGCCTTCGAGCGCGACGATCCGCGCGGGGGAGAGGCGGATTTCATTCTGGCCAAGCACCGCAACGGCCCGACCAAGACCGTCACCGTCGCCCATCAGCTGCACCTGTCGCGCTTCGCCAACATGGCACGGTAA
- the rplI gene encoding 50S ribosomal protein L9: protein MKLILTADVDHLGTVGETVEVKDGYGRNFLLPRGLAIVASRGAQKQADDIRRARESKAVRDLGHANEIKSAIEALGPVSLPVKTAADSGKLFGSVTAGDVAAAIKKAGGPNLDKRIIRLPKAHIKAVGNHPVEVRLHPEISVEVVLNVVADN, encoded by the coding sequence ATGAAGCTGATTCTGACGGCCGACGTCGACCATCTCGGGACCGTCGGCGAGACTGTCGAGGTCAAGGACGGGTACGGCCGTAACTTCCTGCTGCCGCGTGGCCTGGCGATCGTGGCGTCGCGCGGTGCCCAGAAGCAGGCCGACGACATTCGCCGGGCCCGCGAGAGCAAGGCCGTGCGCGACTTGGGGCACGCCAACGAGATCAAGTCCGCGATCGAGGCGCTGGGTCCGGTGTCGCTGCCGGTCAAGACGGCGGCCGATTCCGGGAAGCTGTTCGGTTCGGTGACCGCCGGCGATGTCGCCGCGGCCATCAAGAAGGCCGGCGGCCCGAATCTCGATAAGCGCATCATCCGGTTGCCCAAGGCGCACATCAAGGCTGTCGGCAACCACCCGGTCGAGGTGCGCCTGCACCCCGAAATCAGCGTCGAGGTCGTCCTCAACGTCGTCGCGGATAACTAA
- the rpsR gene encoding 30S ribosomal protein S18 produces MAKSTKRRPAPEKPIKTRKCVFCAKKGQSIDYKDTTLLRTYISERGKIRARRVTGNCVQHQRDIALAVKNAREVALLPFTSSAR; encoded by the coding sequence ATGGCCAAGTCCACGAAACGGCGCCCGGCTCCGGAAAAGCCGATCAAGACACGCAAATGCGTCTTCTGCGCCAAAAAGGGTCAATCGATCGATTACAAGGACACCACCCTGCTGCGCACGTACATCAGCGAGCGCGGCAAGATCCGGGCACGTCGTGTCACGGGTAACTGCGTGCAGCACCAGCGCGACATCGCGCTCGCCGTGAAGAACGCCCGCGAGGTGGCCCTGCTGCCCTTCACTTCGTCGGCCCGCTGA
- a CDS encoding single-stranded DNA-binding protein → MAGDTTITVVGNLTADPELRFTPSGAAVANFTVASTPRMYDRQSGEWKDGEALFLRCNIWREAAENVAESLTRGSRVIVTGRLKQRSFETREGEKRTVVEVEVDEIGPSLRYATAKVNKASRSGGGGGGFGSGGGSRQAPAQSGGAPADDPWGSAPASGSFAGGDDEPPF, encoded by the coding sequence GTGGCTGGTGACACCACTATCACCGTTGTCGGAAACCTGACCGCCGACCCTGAACTGCGGTTCACGCCGTCGGGTGCCGCCGTCGCCAACTTCACCGTGGCGTCGACCCCGCGGATGTACGACCGCCAAAGCGGAGAGTGGAAAGACGGCGAGGCATTGTTCTTGCGATGCAACATCTGGCGTGAGGCCGCCGAGAATGTCGCGGAAAGCCTGACCCGCGGATCCCGCGTGATCGTCACCGGCCGGCTCAAGCAGCGTTCGTTCGAGACCCGCGAGGGCGAGAAGCGCACCGTCGTCGAGGTCGAGGTCGACGAGATCGGGCCGTCGCTTCGGTACGCCACCGCCAAGGTCAACAAGGCGAGCCGCAGCGGCGGCGGCGGAGGCGGTTTCGGCAGTGGCGGCGGATCCCGCCAGGCGCCGGCGCAGTCCGGCGGCGCACCGGCCGACGACCCGTGGGGCAGTGCGCCCGCGTCGGGCTCGTTCGCCGGCGGCGACGACGAACCGCCGTTCTGA
- the rpsF gene encoding 30S ribosomal protein S6, translated as MRPYEIMVILDPTLDERTVAPSLETFLNVVRKDGGTVDKVDIWGKRRLAYEIAKHAEGIYVVVDLKAEPATVSELDRQLSLNESVLRTKVMRTDKH; from the coding sequence ATGCGTCCATACGAAATCATGGTCATTCTTGACCCCACACTCGACGAGCGCACCGTTGCTCCGTCGCTGGAGACGTTCCTCAACGTCGTCCGCAAAGACGGCGGAACCGTTGACAAGGTAGACATTTGGGGCAAGCGGCGGTTGGCCTACGAGATCGCCAAGCACGCCGAAGGCATCTACGTGGTCGTCGACCTCAAGGCGGAGCCGGCCACCGTGTCCGAGCTCGATCGTCAGCTGAGCCTCAACGAATCGGTATTGCGCACCAAGGTCATGCGCACCGACAAGCACTAA